The sequence AAAGCCTTACAAAGATtgacaaaatgttttatatgttGATAACCTATGCCATCATCCTTCTTTCtccagggaagaaaaaaaacaaaaaaaaacaaaaaataataataaaccaggTCACATGTATGGATATTGGATTTTAAACAGTTCAAATTTAATACTTTTTTGTTTCCCCCCTTTCGCTACAGAAacccaggtaaaaaaaaatcccacactgtcataaaacacagcagcagcaattgccagtaaaaaaaaaaattgggaaaaaaaggaaatgcaaAAAGGACCCACAGAGGTAAGGATGTGTTGatggggcaaaaaaaaaaaaaaaaaattacatggtGGGGAGAGggatataaagaaaaatatatatatatatttatttctttataagaGGAGTGAGTCCAGGGATGGTTCTTGGTTGGGCTGAGTGGAGTTAAATCATGGGCACGTGCTGTCGCTTCTTCAATTCAAAAGggaaagaataaacaaaaatgagGCAAAGTCTTATCCAATCAGAGCGCTCTAAGGCAGGAGCAGATTTGTTATTCGTGAAGGGCGCTGTCCTTCATTTTGATTGACAGACAGTTAATTCCTCTTCAGCTTCTCAAActgcctgtttgtgtgtttttatgtgtgtttgtggttaatTAGGGTCCACACACTCGCTTGctgcaaaaaagaaagatatttcTTTccggatttttttctttccatatcatttctttttttttttcctctttcatttCGCTTCTCGTTTCAGTCTCAGACTACCTAGTAGTCATCCAAATCGAAAAACTCGTCGTCTTCTCCCTGGTATTCCATCCCCTGGAAATCCACTCTGTACCGCAAgatacctgagagagagagagagagagagagaaatatagagagtgagagatatatatatatatatatatatatatatagagagagagagagagagagagagagagagagagagagagagagacacacacacacagactcagtgagggaaagagaaaacTTGCATTTAGTGGTTGTTCTTTTCAATTATTCAGGCTTAATAAGGAGTTCTAAAAGCATTCAGTTCAGTGAAGCTCTTATGCTTTGGTTTCTCTGGAACCCACAAGGAAGCAATAACTGATCCGTGACTTTAACCGTTGTTAAAACTTATTAGTTCATCTGAATGATTCCGCAAGTAGTATGAATAACTGGATAAATCGATGCTAGCTCACAATTCCGCAAAGCAAAGCTAGGACGCAAACATGTTTTGCTATAAATGATATCATATCAACAGCAAAGATTTAACCAAAAATAACTTTAGCTGAAAAGTCTAATCAACAAAAAGAGACCTACCTAATGTAAATATCCAAACTGATATTTGGTTATATTCAGCTGGAGGGTAACTAATACTATAGCaggaaacactgacactgggTAACATTCACACTGCCACTGCAATGACGGAGGACATAAGGTACCTAAACACTTATTGCACCATTCAAATACTGGCGACTCCAATGATTCCCCGGATATTTGAATAACTTTGCACATTCTTACTCATTCGATGAGGCAGTGTCTCTAACTACGTATTTGCAACCTTCAGAACCCAGCACTGTTACTGTTCAAGCAAGATCCCTTAAACCTTCAACTACATGCTTATGCCACACGTACAAATGAAGAACTGTTGATACAATTAATAATGCAACAGCAGCCTAAACACACAGGCCCATGTACCCACCTCCGATTCCTCCAAATCCCTTCACGAACTGCGAACCCTCTTGACTTTTGTCTGTGACGATCTCCAGCGTGGCGCCAAACTTTTTGTAGTTATTAGCAAACCACTCCAGCAGTGGCATACACTCGATCAGCTCATGCTCCTGCCCCGTCTGACGAAGGCACAAATTAATGAAGAGACACGTTATTTGAAAACAAAAATCCAATCACTATAACAAAAGGTAGTTCAAAATATAGGCCATTAAAAGGGCACTGTTTGCTTTTCCTTAATCCTTATTTGCTAGGCATTTGTATAAACAGGTGCAAGTCTCAATATGTTAATATGACCTTTTACACAGATCTGTTCGACTCATGAATAAATGcacaacatggacacacacacctccttgtCTGTGAAGTGGGACTTGTCCTTCTCTTGCTCAGGTGTCAAATAAATGGTCTTCTCATCTGAAACAAACCAAAAGGAAAATTGTTCAATCCGTTTTGTAGTTTTACATACTGAAAGTGTGAATATTCAACCAGTCATAcaagttaaaaaatataataaataaatataaaatgattaatattaaatgatgataataaaataaataataaatataaataatttatttctcatccaaaaaataattaattctttttaaaaaaaaaaaacaaaaacaagacagcCTCACTGTACTacaaataaaaactattaataaatTGCATAGAGGAGCACGACAGCTTTTAACTCTTTTCATCACATCTGAAACATACCATAAGCCAGAATCATTTTTGTAGAAGAGTCCATGTGTTTTCAGCTGTTCAAGGTGGTGGATTATAATGAGAAGGCTGTGGAGTTTAAACCCCCAGGACCACCAATCTGACCCTGCTGAGCCCTTAACCCTCGATTGCTcaagttgtataaatgagataaatgtaagccaTTCTGGATAATGCTGTAAACGTAAATATACAAATGGGAACTTTGCCAACAAATTTGACCCAAATACCTATAATCAGGATCAGCCATCCAGGACTGGTGAACAATTTAACtccactctcaacacacacaaccagtcCATTTAGCTAGCTTAGCTTATTGAAAAAGTTTACCAGCAGTAAGAATACATCTTATCAAGACTAATAGGTAAATAATCTAGGGTCAGGAATGCAAGCAgaacgctacacacacacctgacagctGGATGACACCGTTCTAACAAGCTTGATCCACTGCCCTTGACTTCTTTCTGCTCACTATAAACATGTATTATGCCTCAGTGTGTAGCCAAGCTTGTGTATACTCAGCACATGCACGAAATGAATACAGGCCTGTGTAGTTATGGTGGTGTTTTCTATTCACTGTACCCACAGGTTCATCATgatgtaggggtgtgtgtgtgtaccgttttCTGCTCCGTTGCCCTCAGCCCCATGTACTCGTAGGATGTATCTCATGGTGTCCAGGTTCTCGTAAACAATGAGGATCTCCACAGCTCCCATCTCCAGGGCCTTCAGCGTGTCCTCTACACCGAAACAGTATTTCCCCGTGTCCTGGCTGATCTCATCGAAATAGCGACCTGAGGGACAGAGGCAGCGTTTAAATAGGGGCTCGATAAAATGGCTCGGCTATATTAAGACGGACCACAGTACGGACCTATTAGTTTCTTCTCCTGGATGAATTTGACGTTGGAGAGCACCTCGGCTGAAAGCTCGATTGCCTGGTTGAAACCATTCTCTCCTCCGTAAGAGATGTCCACCAGCTTCAACACCTTTGCCTGTAACCTCTGCAATAGAACAAAGACATACAAATCAGTCACGTTCTGATGCATCAATGCAAAGCCTAACCTTTGCATACACACTCAAGGTTAAAGAGAGCTGCAACCAGGCCACTTTCTAGCAAGGCCAACTCCTAGGCATCGTTCTTGTTAAAGAACTGAACATTTTCACTTTGGTTAACGTTTTTTTCAAACCAGCACGCCTTGTGACTACCTGCCGAGAGCCCtttatctctccctctcatttGAATGTCTTCTTGTCCGCAtactctgctcaaacagatcgGGTTCTGAAGCTTCGACTTTCACGCTAATACCCTGGCCGTCACCGCTGTCCTTGTCAATTCGCAGATCGCTAAATAGCCAAGCTACCATAACTCAGGACAACTGCAGCGTATGTGTTGGACATCACCACTTTTTCTGTGACGTTCTCATCAACATGACTTTGAACATTGCTacaaaatattgaaataaaaagcTCCTTTTTAATTTACAgccaaaagcaaataaataaattaaattaaatatctaGAACTAAAAAGAAAGCGATTAATAGCAACTAAAAGTGCAGAACAGATGGTGTGGGAGCTCCAGTATTTGGGTATGTGAAGGGTTCAGTGCAGAATGTCGAGATTAAAGCTGCATGGGAACAGGGACAGCTGTTATACTGCGGTTATCTCTGGGCATGTGgagcacttttttttcctcttttaaacATCCCCAAAGGCACTGTGGATAGGCAATACAATAGTCCCACGTACATGACAGCAGAGATATTAACCCTAAAATGTAAAGCTCAGCTCCATGCTCCACTCCTCTGCCAGCTCAAATAACATTTATCAACACCaaacggggaaaaaaaaaaacactatttacgTTTTGGAGATACACTTGGACTTGGCAGAGCTAAGTGATGAGAAGAGGAACATCTCTGCACATGCTGAGCTGATGGCAGTAGGTCTTTTTATGAAGTGTCTGGGAGGTGAAAATCTAAGAGGCATTAAAGGACAGCTACAGGACAGCTGAGAGCCCATCAATACAAACAGCAGAGAGAGGATGTTTAAGAAGGTCAGCGTGGATGATACaacatcacacagcacaaatgaTTTATTGATCTGATACTGACTAAAGAATCACAGGCCACGTGTCTGAGAGCAGTGATATTTAGAACGATGGCTCTTCCTGCTGTTTGATCACGTCTAGTGAACAAATTACATTAAAAGCTGCAGCCTCCCCATAGGGTTCTGGATAAGTGAAAACTGagctgtaatatacagagctaCTTTAGGCTAACATACTACCGACAATGTCAAGACGGTTACTGTCCTAGATTTGTTACAAACGCCACAATATACTGCATTCACAAGCCAGTAAAATACAAGCCAAGAACTAATACCAGTTCAGAGAGGGTGAAAATGGTAGAATTAGCGTCGCTACTGTGGAGTTTTGGACAGAAAACCCATGAGAAACTGGAACCAAGTCCAGTTTAAAAAGCTGAAATATTTCCTAAGAACTccatatgtaaaatatattcttCTGTGCTTTTctacaaaacaaatcaaaacaagaATGAACCCAAACAGTAAACAACTGTACTTCTGCAGTTAGATCAGCTAATCAGTTTCCAAACAATTTAAGAGATGAGCAGAACGGTCAGTCATGACAATAAAAGCGACTGTGTTGTTCAAGTCCAACAAGCCAAACGATTAAAAATGTGTCGGCTGACAAAAATGCTTGAGACACAGAACGCGAGAAATTTTTGGATAATTTTTTGATTTTTGGATACTATAATCAGTATGCACTGAACCTTGCTGCTTAAAGAACATgggaaatatttatattaatagttTGTAGTGGTTTGAAATTTTGTCTTGTATTTGGTATTTAGTATTGGTGGTGCTTATTATGTAATATGGTATGCTAAACAAATTAAGCAAGGAACAGGACCTAGCCTAGCCCTGAAGAACCACTGGGTTCTCTTGGGATCAGTCTtgaactttaattaaaaaaaaaaaaaaaaaagcacatatggcTGGAAGCTTTGGTGAAGGACCCAAAGAAAACCACCTTTTCGGGTGCCAGGAGTAAGGCTCCAAGTGTAAGATCTGAATTAGACTCTGGCAATAACTGAAAACGTACCGGGTCAAACATGTCGGACTGGCTGAGTTCGGTCTTGAAGTCTGCTGATCCAGCCAGCACCAAGCCAGCTACGTTGACTTTATCATTGGACACAAAGAGTTGCACCGCCGTCTCGGCCACCTTGCGCACGTAGTTATGTCTCTTCTCCATTCTCAATCGTGCAAAACGCAGCGCAGACTGTCCTCCACgacctgacacacacagaaataaaatcagCTTTATCTTCCTACACCACAAGGTATTACTGATCAAGTTAAGTACACGGGTTCCAACACAGGGCAGATGAAAGTGACACTGTAGTAAGAGGACACTCTTTTCAAGCTAATTACCATTTAGAGCTACTGGATAGGTTGTGTGTAAGAGTTGTGTTGTATACCGTGTTTTTTGGGTAGGTCCACTGTGAATTTGTGAAGCACTTCTCTGGTGTTGCCCTGTAAGGTCCCGAATAGTGCGCCGCTACCATCGATCACGATAAAGCCAAATTTGCTGTCGTCAGACAACAACGCTGTCAGAGCCTATAAATGgacagagagtgtgaaagaaagaactAATAGTAAAATGACTGTCATAGGgtaaatagtttaaaaaaaaaaaaaggatggtaCACTTTAATAACAAGTCTCAAATTTAGGTATACTGAGGCTGAGACTTGTGATGTCCACACcatcaattgttttttttattcctttacccATTAGTAGCTCTTATTTACTGCATGTTGTGTAAAAAGTTAGAAAATGTTTTCAAGTTAACTTCCGattcaaatgtaaaaattttttacacacatttacaaaacAAAGAGCAATTATTTTTCCTACAGAAGacaaatggggggaaaaaagggaaaggggaataaaaacacaacacacaccattattATGTGCATGGCTTCTTTCATACATGCAAATgttgtgaaaatattttttgccGCACAGAAAGCCTTGGTTTTGTCAATTGCAGAAAAAtctgcattaaaataaactgtactACTCAGTAGGTTTCTACCATGGACAAAGCTGTGTGAATTCCCACCACAGGCGTTGGACTGTTGAGGGTGAACATCAGTACAAGTGTTTATAAACAGATAATGTAGATAACAGCATGGGCGGCAGTGAGATAATAGTTAAGCAGCATttgagggggagaaaaaaagaaaaaagaaattagtttaGCTTTTTCTTAACGTGGGTGGGAAAAGGATGTGTGGGTGGTCAGTACTAGATGCTGTCAATAGTCTGAACAGTAAAGCAGGACAAATCATAGCATATCCTGTGTGACATTGTTGACATTAGGTACCACTAAACTCAAAGTACACAAATTTGTTCATTTCTGTTCAAGtttccccccccccttctcatATGGTTTTATTTTGCCTTTTCTGTTCTGTAAAGAATTATTCTCATTATTCACCAAGATGTTGGCATTTACTTTACAGCAAATCACCGATCAGCTCATAAATTATTTTCCATCACAAGCAACAATGGGTCCCACAAAGCACTGTACCGCTGAGTGCATCATCATTTGCTTATCATATTATTCATGTGATTTTCATGAGCAAATCAAACCGGTTAAGGTTTGCTGAAAAAGCACTACTTAAAAATCCCATGCCCAAAGGTGcatgctgttacacacactgattatctcaccctctctcacacatgaATGCTTTGTCATTAAGCAGAAACTCAGGTGAGTGCATTACTTACCTCAGTGTGAAATTTGTTGTCACAGAGATAAAGCGAGGTATTGATGGGTTTGAAAGGCTCAAAGTCAATGTTGACTTTTTTCTCTTTGCCTTCTTCAGTCACTATGGTGCCACAGTAAACTACTAGACCATTTGGGGGCactgcaaaatatatatatatataaaaaaaaatgctttaaatttttttttaaaaaaatcacatatgcCAACACTGGTAAGAAATGCCAAACACTGCTATGAAGTAAACCCTGGTAGGTATGCCAATTCTTTAATTTGATtgatctatctatatctattcacacagacatatacatccatacatacacaaacactgatcaggcataacattataaccactgacaggaagtgaataacactgatgatctcatcatggcacctgctagtgggtgggatatattaggcagcaagtgatcccagtgttcccagtctACAGTGGTCgttatctatcaaaagtggtccaagaaaggaacagtggtgaaccggtgaccgggtcatgggcggccaaggctcactgatgcacgtatGGAGTGAAGGCAGCCTGAAtggtccgatctaacagacgagctaccgtTGCTGAAAtagctgattctgatagaaaggtgtcagaatacacaatgcatgatgggtcagggctgttttggcagcaaaaggtggaccaagaCACTATTAgacaggcggtcataatgttatgcctggtcagtgtatacacacagactTTCTACCTAAAAACAACTCAAACTGTCAAGGATCTTTAAACAAGTGAGGGTGGTCAAAAAGTtcaactaaaacacacacacctttgttgTAGAGTTTGAGTCTCTGCTGTACAGAGGTGATGGCTCCGAGCACAGACAGTCTGTTGACTCTGCTCTTGATGTTGGAAGCTGTGCCAAACTCGTCAGCCAGCATCTTGGCCACTCTGGAGATCTGATCTTTAGGAGGGATGATCAGCGAAATCATACTGGTCCcattactgagagagagagagagagagagagagagagagagagagaaagggagggagggagagagagagagagaaaagactcAGTCAACAGACAGACACCCTAAGCCTGTAATGCCATATAATCCACCAAATATTGTTCAGTGATTATGAACTGCtttcatgtttttaaatatttttcccTTGTTGTGCATCTCTCATTCATATAGTCCTATTTAACATGCTAATGTATTGTGTGGCACCAATTTTCTCCATCTTCAGTGACATGAAAACAACCTTGAATGCTTCAAATGCACGTTGTGGCCTCTGTAGCCATAACAAGCAAACACCACCTCTTTACTAGAAACCTAAACAGACaaagattattattactaatcGC comes from Hemibagrus wyckioides isolate EC202008001 linkage group LG14, SWU_Hwy_1.0, whole genome shotgun sequence and encodes:
- the etf1a gene encoding eukaryotic peptide chain release factor subunit 1-like produces the protein MADDPSAADRNVEIWKIKKLIKSLEAARGNGTSMISLIIPPKDQISRVAKMLADEFGTASNIKSRVNRLSVLGAITSVQQRLKLYNKVPPNGLVVYCGTIVTEEGKEKKVNIDFEPFKPINTSLYLCDNKFHTEALTALLSDDSKFGFIVIDGSGALFGTLQGNTREVLHKFTVDLPKKHGRGGQSALRFARLRMEKRHNYVRKVAETAVQLFVSNDKVNVAGLVLAGSADFKTELSQSDMFDPRLQAKVLKLVDISYGGENGFNQAIELSAEVLSNVKFIQEKKLIGRYFDEISQDTGKYCFGVEDTLKALEMGAVEILIVYENLDTMRYILRVHGAEGNGAENDEKTIYLTPEQEKDKSHFTDKETGQEHELIECMPLLEWFANNYKKFGATLEIVTDKSQEGSQFVKGFGGIGGILRYRVDFQGMEYQGEDDEFFDLDDY